The following are encoded in a window of Impatiens glandulifera chromosome 5, dImpGla2.1, whole genome shotgun sequence genomic DNA:
- the LOC124937435 gene encoding phospholipase A(1) DAD1, chloroplastic-like, whose protein sequence is MEYQGIKNWEGLLDPLDENLRAEIIRYGHFVEAAYMAFNCDTSSSTYSLCHHPKRSLLQRAGFPDSGYKITKNLQATSSIQLPAWMKKAPSWTTIRSSWIGYVSVCSDKNEIARLGRRDVVIALRGTSTLLEWIENLRATLTPVSDDSDSGMVESGFLSLYTSRTSNSPSLREQVREEIRRLLKTYGNETLSVTITGHSLGAALAILAAYDIKKTIRRELLVTVISFGGPRVGNRSFRNVLEQQGTKVLRIVNSDDLVTKLPGFVFDAKDSSYSQLAGILGWLPWWMYAEVGRELRLSSRQSPHLAGINVATCHELGTYLQLVNGFVSSD, encoded by the coding sequence ATGGAATATCAAGGAATCAAGAACTGGGAAGGACTTCTCGATCCACTCGACGAAAACTTACGTGCAGAAATCATAAGATACGGTCACTTTGTCGAGGCTGCTTACATGGCTTTCAACTGCGACACGTCATCTTCCACGTACTCATTATGCCACCACCCAAAAAGATCACTCCTACAACGTGCAGGTTTCCCAGACAGTGGCTACAAGATTACCAAGAATCTACAAGCCACCTCATCCATCCAACTGCCAGCTTGGATGAAAAAAGCCCCCAGCTGGACCACAATTCGTTCCAGCTGGATAGGTTACGTGTCAGTCTGTTCAGACAAGAATGAAATCGCCCGACTAGGCCGTCGCGACGTGGTGATCGCGTTACGCGGGACCTCCACTTTACTTGAGTGGATTGAAAATCTTCGCGCAACCCTAACCCCGGTTTCGGATGATTCTGACTCGGGAATGGTGGAGAGCGGTTTCCTTAGCTTGTATACCTCGAGAACCTCGAACTCTCCGAGTTTACGGGAACAAGTTAGAGAAGAGATTCGACGGTTACTCAAAACCTACGGAAACGAGACATTAAGCGTCACTATAACGGGCCACAGCCTCGGTGCTGCCCTGGCTATACTAGCGGCGTATGACATCAAGAAGACCATCCGTCGGGAACTGTTGGTAACCGTCATATCGTTCGGTGGGCCGCGGGTGGGGAACCGGAGCTTCCGGAATGTTCTTGAACAACAAGGGACGAAGGTTCTTAGGATTGTAAACTCGGATGACCTAGTAACTAAATTACCGGGGTTCGTGTTTGATGCTAAAGATAGTAGTTACAGCCAATTGGCAGGGATTCTGGGGTGGTTGCCGTGGTGGATGTATGCGGAAGTGGGGCGGGAGTTGCGGTTGAGCAGCCGACAATCGCCCCATCTGGCCGGAATAAATGTGGCCACATGTCATGAACTGGGGACTTATTTGCAACTTGTTAATGGTTTCGTGAGTTCTGATTGA
- the LOC124937485 gene encoding flavanone 3-dioxygenase 3-like, whose product MEKRSAPSSSFTSAMSLTLKGLDHVPGHYVLPLSHRPNHTSSETPLRLPIIDLSCLHQPSLRPLVIDKVRTACKQLGFFQVVGHGIPPSVITEAIEAATDFFDMPIEEKMHLESSNVHNPVRYGTSMNHVKDKVYFWRDFIKHYSHPLQTWINQWPSNPPSYKEKMGNYAKAAHMLQNQLIELVFESLGLNPKYLHEDIEAGAQVLAVNCYPACPEPDLVLGMPPHSDYGSLTILLQSREGLEIMDQDKKWHHVPVLPGSLIIQLGDQMEVISNGHYKSTIHRATVNMEKRRISIASLHSLGLNKKVGPAMELVDEQHPMSYSEGSFNGFLHYISGNDIMEKSYIETLKKNPY is encoded by the exons ATGGAAAAGAGAAGTGCACCAAGTAGTTCATTTACCAGTGCAATGTCATTAACCCTAAAGGGGTTGGATCATGTACCTGGGCATTATGTTCTTCCCCTTTCTCATCGTCCAAATCATACAAGTTCTGAAACTCCCCTCAGACTTCCCATAATAGATCTTTCCTGTCTACATCAACCTTCACTAAGGCCCTTGGTGATAGACAAAGTTCGCACTGCCTGCAAGCAGCTTGGTTTTTTTCAG GTCGTCGGACATGGAATACCTCCTTCTGTGATAACTGAGGCCATAGAAGCTGCAACAGATTTCTTTGATATGCCTATTGAGGAGAAGATGCACCTTGAATCCAGTAACGTGCACAACCCTGTGAGGTATGGTACAAGCATGAACCATGTCAAGGACAAAGTTTATTTCTGGAGAGACTTCATCAAGCATTACTCTCACCCACTTCAAACTTGGATCAATCAATGGCCTTCAAATCCTCCAAGTTACAA GGAGAAGATGGGAAACTATGCAAAGGCGGCGCACATGCTTCAAAACCAACTGATTGAACTAGTTTTTGAGAGTTTAGGGTTAAATCCTAAATACTTACATGAGGACATTGAAGCGGGTGCGCAAGTCTTGGCTGTCAATTGCTATCCAGCATGCCCTGAACCAGATCTTGTGCTAGGCATGCCACCACATTCAGACTATGGTTCTCTAACAATCTTACTCCAAAGCAGGGAGGGCCTGGAAATCATGGACCAAGATAAGAAGTGGCATCATGTTCCAGTTCTTCCAGGTTCTTTAATAATCCAGCTAGGAGACCAGATGGAAGTCATAAGCAATGGCCACTATAAGAGCACAATTCACAGAGCAACAGTTAACATGGAAAAGAGGCGAATCTCAATTGCCAGTCTCCACAGCTTGGGTCTGAATAAGAAAGTTGGACCAGCAATGGAGCTTGTAGACGAGCAACATCCAATGTCCTATTCAGAAGGAAGCTTCAATGGCTTTCTACACTACATATCTGGAAATGATATCATGGAGAAAAGTTATATTGAAACCTTAAAGAAGAATCCATATTAA